The region GATCCGCGATGCCGCTACGAATTTGAGCCGAACGATCACGATCAGCCGGAACGGCCGGGTAATCGTCGAGGAACAGTAGGAGAGCGTTTCATGCCTAGAAAACACACGACCGAAGAAGGCTTCTCTCTCATCGAGGTGATGGTGGCCATCGTGATTCTGACGGTGGGTCTCTTGTCTCTGGCACAGATGATGGTCGTGTCGACCCATTCGAACACGCTCTCGGGACGAATGACCTCGTGCAGTGCGCTCGCCAAGGAGCAGCTCGAGCGCTTGAAGGCGGCTCCGTTCTACACGGTGCCCGCCTCCCTCACGCGCAACCCCGCGCTCGCCTCGGGTGGCGACGTCGACAGTACGGTCACCGGGTACTCGCAGCTCTACGATCCCCAGGGCCTTCCGAGCGTCGGGACCGGGCTCTACGAGGTGCGATGGGAGATCACCGACAGGCTTAGCCCCCTGCCGCTGGAGATGATTCAGATCGACGTGCACTGTCTTCCCGCGGGGGGCATCGAGGATCAGTTCGCCGTCATCGGCGACGCCACATTTACCACCTTTCGAACGGCGAACGTTCGCTGAGAAGGAGCTCACAGCATGAAAGACATCCAAAGACGCCTTCGTACCGAGGAGGGATCGGCCTTCGTCATCTCCATCCTCGTTCTCTTCGTGCTCTCCGTGCTCGGGCTCGCGCTGATGCTGACCACGACTACGGAAAAGGACATCTCGATCAATTTTCGCTGGGGCGAGCAGGCATTCTTCAACGCCGACGCCGCGCTGGAGTACGGAAAGAACGTGCTCGCCGCTTACGCGGTCGTGAACACGGACTTCGCCTCCGTGCTTCCTCCCCCTCGCGGCCCCGGACTCGCCACCGTCGCCGACAACGAGCAGCCCTGGGGACAGGCCCATCCGGAGCCGGGCGCCTGCAACCCCTCGACGGCCGGCTGCCGGGACTATCAGTACCACTACGATCAGTGCCCGACGACCGGCGCCTGCACCCGCATCTATATCGGCCGAGTCCTTCGGAGACCCGACGGCACGCTGGCCCTGTGGGACTTCCGCGCTCCCGCGGGCACGCCGGGCGATTTGGACAACGACGGCGTCGTCGATATCGAGGGAACCTTCACGCTCTGGGTTCGGCGGCCGACCGCGGGAACGGGCGACTACGACGGAAACGACCGGGTCATCCTGACCGCCGAGGGAACGGCGCCCAATGCCGGTGGACTCGGCAGCCGGCCCACGTCGCTCAGGCGGCTCGAAATGTCGATCCGCCTGCCTTCGTCCGGCGTCGAGGGCACGGCCTACAGCGATTCCAGCAAGGGAAGCGACAGCGGCGTCGCCAAGACGAACTATGGCGGATAGCCGGAGAACTCTGGGGGAAACCATGTCTCAACGAAGAAGAAATCAATCGAACATCTGGAGAACCACCGGGAAGCGTCTTGCGCTCGCCGTCGTGGCGGCCATCGTCGCGCTCACCTGGTCGCAAACGGGATACGCCGTGGCGCCGTGTGTGATCGGGCGCGGGCTCGACCCGCTCGACGTGCTCAACGCGGACGTGCGGCACAACGTGTGGCTCGTTCTCGACACTTCGGGATCGATGGGTACCGATTTCGACCCAATCCAGCCCGGAACCCAGTCCAGGATCAGTGTGGCCCGCGACGTCCTCACGGAGGTCGTCAACGAGCTGGTCGACGCCACCGGCCGTCCGCTGTTCAACTGGGGCATCGTTGGCTTCGGACCGAACAGCCCGAACAACACGACGGCCTGTAGCGCGCAGTTCACGAACAACTGTGTGGGTCTCGACTTGAACAACCTCGTGAACCCCCCGGCCTGCGACGAGCCTGACAACAAGACAGTCATCTTGAACCGG is a window of Vicinamibacteria bacterium DNA encoding:
- a CDS encoding prepilin-type N-terminal cleavage/methylation domain-containing protein; the encoded protein is MPRKHTTEEGFSLIEVMVAIVILTVGLLSLAQMMVVSTHSNTLSGRMTSCSALAKEQLERLKAAPFYTVPASLTRNPALASGGDVDSTVTGYSQLYDPQGLPSVGTGLYEVRWEITDRLSPLPLEMIQIDVHCLPAGGIEDQFAVIGDATFTTFRTANVR
- a CDS encoding pilus assembly PilX N-terminal domain-containing protein; the encoded protein is MKDIQRRLRTEEGSAFVISILVLFVLSVLGLALMLTTTTEKDISINFRWGEQAFFNADAALEYGKNVLAAYAVVNTDFASVLPPPRGPGLATVADNEQPWGQAHPEPGACNPSTAGCRDYQYHYDQCPTTGACTRIYIGRVLRRPDGTLALWDFRAPAGTPGDLDNDGVVDIEGTFTLWVRRPTAGTGDYDGNDRVILTAEGTAPNAGGLGSRPTSLRRLEMSIRLPSSGVEGTAYSDSSKGSDSGVAKTNYGG